The genomic stretch CGAcaggacaagaagacaaaacaGAACGTACGGGGTCCCACGTGGGTCTGCTGTACACCCACATCCGTATTTCcgaaaattagtttttaatttttaaaaaattagttggggaaacaaaaagaaaaaaaaattaactgaaTGGACTATTTCAATATACATGGAGGACAATTTGGGGATTTCAGTTGGAGTCTGTTTCGAAAATCCAGGCTCATTTTCCATAAATTCCCGCAAATTTCTGTAACGACATGTTCCACTACAACctgcattttaaaaaaaattaaattaaacatatttttttataaaaattcggcaaaacagagaagaagaagaagacaccaTTAGGATAAGAGTGAGAAgcagtaagagagagagagagagagagagtagagagacaGAGTGGtggtgttttaaatttttttaattaattattaaaaaaataaaattgtagtgtcttttttttttgttgtgtatatatttatatagttGGTTGATTTTGAACTAAAGACAaggcccctctctctctcttgtattCTATCCCTTCTGTCAGTTTGCTTTTCTTAAGAATGTTTCAGAGAAGAACTGGAACATaattgcagaagaagaagataaaaataGCAAGAGAAAACACcacctagagagagaaagagaggagagagagagagaggaggaggaggagaagggagTGAGCAGAAGAATCAAATAATCTATGGCTGCtatggaggaggaggtggattACTGGTGGTGGTTCCTTTGACTTTGGTGGTTTCATCTTCTTCTCAAAAGGTTTGGTGGGTTTGTTTgtttagatcttttttttttttggctcgtTAATGGCTGCATACTTACCATTTCTTGCTGTTTTTGCTCCTTTTGTATGCTTAATTATGGCCAAAGTTTTGGCCTTTTGACTTGGGTTTTTCTATAACtgcacatcaaaataaaaagaaaaatattgataGCAACTTCAAtcctgtaatttttttttttttttttaatttctgtgTTGCCTCAACTTCTGGTATGGTTTTTATGTTTCTGAAAATTTTGATGCAGGCAAAGGGTGTTGGTTTTTACTTGAGTTCTGTGATTTTTGCTTGGAAATTAAAAACCTATTTTTTATTAtctatttttagaataaaattgaaatggtCGGGTTCTCTTCCTGGCTGCAAAGCATATGGAAATTTGACAAAAGATGTTTTCTGGGTTTTATTTGACCTTCAAATCTGAACAAAATTCACAACCACTGCAGTTTTGTTTTTCTAAAAGTTGAAACCTTcaccttcttctccttcatgtttttttttcaagagaaaaaattgaaggaaaaatacTAGAATTGGTCAGGGAAAGAATTTActgcgttttttttttaatcctgcCTTGGTGGTTAATAATAAtggtaataataatttaaataaataatacgtATGCTGCCAATTGGAGaaataaatgtttgtttttggtgCTGATTTTCTTGGGTTAAATTCACCACCCTCATTTTCCGTTGAAATGTTGCCTGCAACTTGTCCTCTTTTCGAATTTGAGGTCAATATTTTCATGTTGTGTTGGTATAAAATATGGATGGGGGGCTATTTGTGGTGACTGAATATGGTGACCAACAGATATAGAAGCTGCTTATGGTTGAACCAGCTAGATTACCTTTTTATTGGTCTCCCTTAATAAAGAGGTTTCTTACCCGAAATAGCGTTTTGGAATGCTGCTTGAAGGTTACATAAATCTGCTCAGAGGCTTGTTTCTTTTGTTCACTAGGTTTGCATCATTTTCTGGTGCATGCTGACGAAGAAATCCATATCTTCTTTCGTCCATTAATTATTTTTGGGGTATATTTGGATTAATGACTAACTTTCTATATGCGTTAATCTGCTGTTGTTATTCCTATCTGTTTGCGCATTTTCGGCCTTTATAACAATATGTACTTGTATTTTACTTGTCTTATGCAGTGTTGCAATCTGAGATGGATTTTTCTGAGTCCACAAAAGTTGTGTACAATAGGATCCAGAAGATAGAGCCTGAAAATGTGTCCAAGATTATCGGGTATCTTCTGCTGCAAGACCATGGCGAGCGTGACATGATCCGACTGGCTTTCAGCCCTGATAATTTGATCCAGTCTTTGATTAACAAAGCGAAAGCTGAGCTCGGGTTATGCAAACCGGCAGTGTCTGCTTCAATCTCACCTCAGGTGAAACAAGTTCCTGTTTCCGACTTACCTTTACAATTCACTCCATACAGTCCACGACCGGTTTCATCTCCCACAACCATCGGAGCAGCAAATCCATACAGGGAACTGTCTGGTGATCAGCAACCACTGCAAGCCATAGAGTTTGTTCCACCAGGGTACTCAGATTCAGCAATTGAAGATTATCGCCTCCAAAATCAAATGCAGTTTCTGCCCGAGTTTTCAAGCAATTACTGTTATCATGAACCTGCATTGAGTGTGAGAACCAGTCGAAGGTCTCCAAGCTTGCCTGAATTTCCCCTTAAGGTATGCCATTACTTCAATAAGGGCTTCTGTAAGCATGGAAACAACTGCAGGTACTTCCATGGCCATCCCATGCCAGAAAGCTTTTCACAGTTTTGCAGCCAAAACTCAAATGAGCTTTCAAACGATGATCACGTTGTCTCCCCTGGCTCCCTTGAAAAGCTAGAGATTGAAATAATTGAGCTTTTGAAATCTAGAAGAGGGTTCCCAATATCAATTGCCTCTTTGCCGATGATGTACTACGAGAAATATGGGAGAACTCTTCAGGCCGAGGGATACCTCACTGAGAGCCAGAGACATGGTAAAGCTGGCTACAGCCTGACAAAGCTTCTTGCTCGATTGAAGAACAGCATTCGCCTTATTGACAGGTAACTCTTTGTTAATTGCTAAAGTTTTTTCTTTCGTCATTATTTTTGCTTGCTAGAAGTGCTTGACTCGAGTCGTTCTGCAGGCCTCACGGACAGCACTCAGTTATATTGGCAGAAGATATCCCAAAATACTCAGAGTATGCTGGTGAGAAAACAGAACCTGGTGGGATTATTGCTGGCTCTCGACAGATATATCTGACCTTTCCAGCCGAGAGTAATTTCACGGAGCAAGATGTTTCCAACTACTTCAAGTAAGGACACCAATGAAATTTCCCTCTCAATTTCTTAACTGTTCATTTGTATTTGCTTATACTTTGAATATTGGTTTACAAACTTCTGGTTGATTTTTAAGTTTATCTGTATTCTGTAGCAAATATGGGCCAGTTCAAGATGTACGCATCCCGTGTCAACAGAAGAGGATGTTTGGTTTTGTCACCTTTGTTTATGCAGAGACGGTGAGGCATATTTTGTCAAAAGGGAATCCTCATTTTGTATGCGGGGCTCGTGTGCTGGTGAAACCTTACAGGGAAAAGTCTAGGCTTGTTGACAGGTAAAACATTTTTATTCGTTCAAAGTCAAAGTGATTGTCATTTTTGTTGTgcttaattatattttactCAAACCAAAGTGGTTATTTTCGTCTGTATTTAGAAACCAATGAACATCTCTGTGCCTTATTTCTGCTCACAGTTACAATTATGTTTATGCAAGTCTTGACGTTGTTGTGGTCTGCATTGAACTTGGCCTctgattttgttatttttttcctttatagCGTGACTTATGCATCGTATTGTATAAGACGCTTCTTCATATACATTTTTCTACAGGTGGGAGCCGGGTGCTAGTTGTAGTTGGTTTCCATTAAGTGTGTCTGAACATTTCCAGCACAGTTTCTCTTACTTTATGAATTAGTTATCAGCATTCTTAGCTTTCAAACTTATCTATACAACCTTTCGCTTCATTTCTCTCCTAACTCAAAGCAAATATAGCTTTTGTTCTCTAAAAGCATAAATTATGTTCACTAAAATTAGTTAATACTAATTCATACCCTTAATTTCTTGTAATAGTCAACATCGTAGGTTTGGCCAGCTGGTACTTCTCCCTCGTAGAAAGTTGAAACTGCTTGCCTCCATTTTATACTAGTCTGCTTTCgaaaattgtttttctttttcctttttccctcAATTGCAGCCTAGCTTTTAATGCTTGATTAACGGTTTCTGAAGTATCTGCTTATGTGTTCCATGTCTTCTCCCCTATGGTTTTCTACTAGTGTTTAAACTTCTGAAGTTTATGTCACATGTGCAGGAAGTTTTCGGAGAAGATGCAGCACTCCACGTGCTACAATTCACATTTCATGGATGGTGATTCAGAGCTTCACCCAAGTAAGCAAATTCTTCAGATAAATACAGTAAGTGTCTATTTTAacctttttggtttttgaaagcACTTCTTAACTAATAGAATCTATGTTGTGCTTAATATAGTGCCCAGAGTTTGTGATAGCGCAAGATTTCTAAGGAAGCAGTTCATAGAGGAAAATGAGCAAGCACTCGAACTTGAGAGAAGGCGCCTCTCGGAGATGCATTTAGCAGCTAAGCCCTTATCCCATCATTTCTATTATGGCTACTCGATGGATGAGCTTAAGCATCCAGAAGGTATATTAAATGCAACTTTTCAATTTATGATTTGTCTTTGCCtagcttatttcttttttttttttttgcccattTCCGAGCTAATATTCTTCCGGGATATGTCATTGTAGCCCATGCAGAGCAAGTGGAATTCCCATCCTCAaaggattttaattattttctggaTGTTTTGAACAATGGTTCCACCAGTGAGGACAAAATCAGGCACATTAATACTAATTACAGTGATCAGGATAGGTATACACACCGTTGCTTGTTCGCGTTGAA from Pyrus communis chromosome 7, drPyrComm1.1, whole genome shotgun sequence encodes the following:
- the LOC137740369 gene encoding zinc finger CCCH domain-containing protein 18-like; protein product: MDFSESTKVVYNRIQKIEPENVSKIIGYLLLQDHGERDMIRLAFSPDNLIQSLINKAKAELGLCKPAVSASISPQVKQVPVSDLPLQFTPYSPRPVSSPTTIGAANPYRELSGDQQPLQAIEFVPPGYSDSAIEDYRLQNQMQFLPEFSSNYCYHEPALSVRTSRRSPSLPEFPLKVCHYFNKGFCKHGNNCRYFHGHPMPESFSQFCSQNSNELSNDDHVVSPGSLEKLEIEIIELLKSRRGFPISIASLPMMYYEKYGRTLQAEGYLTESQRHGKAGYSLTKLLARLKNSIRLIDRPHGQHSVILAEDIPKYSEYAGEKTEPGGIIAGSRQIYLTFPAESNFTEQDVSNYFNKYGPVQDVRIPCQQKRMFGFVTFVYAETVRHILSKGNPHFVCGARVLVKPYREKSRLVDRKFSEKMQHSTCYNSHFMDGDSELHPMPRVCDSARFLRKQFIEENEQALELERRRLSEMHLAAKPLSHHFYYGYSMDELKHPEAHAEQVEFPSSKDFNYFLDVLNNGSTSEDKIRHINTNYSDQDSGQGINLPESPFATQMASGISTVI